The Acetomicrobium flavidum genome window below encodes:
- a CDS encoding MBL fold metallo-hydrolase — protein MNIGEGVNITLIDLPIDNLAGFHHFLSSWLIVDKTLDRVSLVDVGPASTVPVLMKNIEGLGISKLDLILLTHVHLDHSGGLGQLLEVFGSARVLVHPKGKKHLVNPDRLWKSSVDVLGDVALAYGRPIAVNESCFLPEDVGLDRITKIETSGHASHHYSFLCDLGLKVLFAGEAAGTYYKRGFAYPGVSDGTFILRPATPPKFYLDSALSSIKELKALDAGIMCYAHFGYTDEVNKFLDLEERQLLHWNDLICDYLSDHQGLPVDPEDVACYLIERDPLLSDFSHLPEDIKIREMGNILSSINGFLDYLSKTI, from the coding sequence TTGAACATTGGAGAAGGCGTAAATATCACCTTGATAGATCTGCCCATCGACAACCTAGCGGGATTTCATCATTTCTTAAGCAGCTGGCTCATCGTGGACAAAACTTTGGATAGAGTCTCGTTAGTCGACGTTGGTCCGGCTTCGACTGTGCCTGTTTTGATGAAGAATATCGAGGGACTCGGCATATCGAAGCTGGATTTGATTTTACTGACGCACGTGCATCTCGATCACTCGGGAGGGCTAGGACAGCTGCTTGAAGTTTTTGGCTCTGCCAGGGTTTTGGTACATCCAAAAGGAAAGAAGCACTTGGTAAACCCCGATCGTCTTTGGAAATCAAGCGTTGATGTGTTAGGTGACGTAGCTTTGGCTTACGGAAGGCCCATTGCCGTAAACGAGTCCTGCTTTTTGCCGGAAGATGTCGGATTGGATCGCATAACTAAGATTGAAACGTCAGGTCATGCATCCCATCACTATTCGTTTCTTTGCGATCTTGGATTAAAGGTCCTCTTCGCAGGAGAAGCCGCAGGAACGTATTACAAAAGGGGATTCGCCTACCCTGGAGTTAGCGACGGCACGTTTATATTGCGCCCGGCGACGCCGCCGAAATTTTACCTTGACAGCGCTCTTTCAAGCATAAAGGAGTTAAAGGCTTTGGACGCAGGCATTATGTGCTATGCTCACTTTGGTTATACTGATGAGGTAAATAAGTTCCTCGATTTGGAGGAAAGGCAACTCCTGCATTGGAACGATTTGATTTGCGACTACTTATCCGACCATCAGGGATTGCCTGTCGACCCGGAGGATGTGGCGTGTTATTTAATTGAACGGGATCCTCTTTTGAGCGATTTCTCACATTTGCCTGAGGACATCAAAATTCGAGAAATGGGCAACATCCTTTCTTCAATCAATGGCTTTTTGGATTATCTGTCCAAAACAATATAA